A window of the Brassica napus cultivar Da-Ae chromosome A2, Da-Ae, whole genome shotgun sequence genome harbors these coding sequences:
- the LOC106443313 gene encoding stress-response A/B barrel domain-containing protein At5g22580-like, producing the protein MAASEFKHLVVVKFKEDAKVDEILKGSENLVSQIDSVKSFEWGEDKESHEMLRQGFTHAFSMTFENKDAYVSFTKHPLHVEFSAAFTAVIEKIVILDFTVAAVKSPVVVPP; encoded by the exons ATGGCGGCTTCAGAGTTTAAGCACTTGGTGGTTGTGAAGTTTAAGGAAGATGCTAAGGTTGATGAGATCTTGAAGGGCTCAGAAAATCTTGTTTCTCAAATTGATTCTGTCAAATCTTTTGAATG GGGAGAAGATAAGGAGAGTCACGAGATGCTTAGACAAGGATTCACTCATGCATTCTCGATGACTTTTGAGAACAAAGATGCTTACGTTTCTTTCACAAAACATCCTCTTCACGTTGAGTTCTCAGCCGCTTTCACCGCCGTTATCGAAAAGATCGTGATTCTTGACTTCACCGTCGCCGCCGTCAAATCTCCCGTTGTTGTACCACCGTGA
- the LOC106384642 gene encoding putative F-box/FBD/LRR-repeat protein At5g22610 codes for MTVERVLMMEESKAKRMCYERPAREDMISKLPDPLMSQILFYLPTKEAVKTSVLSHRWETLWLLVSELDLNSSEFPDYNAFSGFGDRFLEKSCLRKLKLKILKRKNDKSCVTWWVDFVARPRRKLKHLDVEYLYVSRKRLEVMPISLCVCETLKRLVV; via the coding sequence ATGACTGTGGAGCGGGTTCTCATGATGGAGGAGAGTAAAGCTAAGAGAATGTGCTACGAACGTCCTGCAAGAGAAGATATGATAAGCAAATTACCCGACCCTCTGATGTCTCAGATACTCTTTTATCTTCCGACAAAAGAAGCTGTTAAGACTAGTGTTTTGTCCCATAGGTGGGAAACTCTCTGGCTTCTGGTCTCCGAGTTGGATTTGAACTCTTCCGAGTTTCCAGACTACAATGCATTTTCGGGTTTCGGGGATAGGTTCCTAGAGAAGTCTTGCTTGCGCAAGCTCAAGCTAAAGATTCTGAAACGTAAGAACGATAAGTCTTGCGTCACGTGGTGGGTAGACTTTGTGGCTAGGCCTAGGCGTAAACTAAAACATCTTGATGTCGAGTATCTTTACGTCTCTCGTAAGCGTTTGGAAGTGATGCCCATAAGCCTCTGTGTCTGCGAGACGCTAAAAAGACTTGTAGTGTAG
- the LOC106384620 gene encoding FBD-associated F-box protein At5g44490-like codes for MEESKEKEKEACQELPSRRDIISNLPDSLISQMLSCLPTKEAVRTSVLSTRWKTLWLLVPSLRLASHDFPDYNSFVSFLDKSLDLYREENSCLHNLELVIRKDYDDDQCCVTRWIDHVARHKVKHLDVECILVKREFLEAVPLSLYLCESLLYLRLHRVLLVGSESVSLPRLKTMRLEQNVYPHEAFLQFFISSCPVLEDLSIVRKDDDNVKVLRVHSQTVTSLTLGFEPGDGHMLYHYFDREILGIYIDSPRLKYLNFNDDVSKCQILSSFISPSVKVHLGGVRYMSYYSGGVVFSNQQVARSFFSCISRVKDLVISETIMKLIYFCMKVEPLPQFCDLSYLEAKVCLVDVEMLPALLESCPNLNSIVLDLTRPTIITEQITAWAVPQCLLLSLEFVEIKCCCKAELVGMKLAKYFAENSVFLKKLVLRWRGYVLEEDSVLRDLLALSWRSSTCQIEVYGPLKRPVRV; via the exons ATGGAGGAAAGtaaagagaaggagaaagaagCATGCCAAGAATTGCCTTCAAGAAGGGATATAATAAGCAACTTACCAGACTCTTTGATATCTCAGATGCTCTCATGTCTTCCGACAAAAGAAGCTGTCAGAACTAGCGTTCTATCCACTAGGTGGAAAACTCTTTGGCTTTTGGTTCCGAGTTTGCGTTTAGCCTCTCACGACTTCCCAGATTACAATTCCTTTGTAAGTTTTCTCGACAAGTCTTTAGATCTGTATAGGGAAGAAAACTCATGCTTACACAACCTCGAGCTTGTTATACGAAAAGACTATGATGATGATCAGTGTTGTGTCACTCGTTGGATAGATCATGTAGCTAGGCATAAAGTTAAGCATCTTGACGTTGAGTGTATTCTTGTGAAGCGTGAGTTCTTGGAAGCGGTACCCTTAAGCCTCTATCTCTGTGAGAGTCTCCTTTACTTAAGACTCCATAGAGTATTGTTAGTTGGTTCTGAGTCCGTCTCCTTACCTCGTCTCAAGACTATGCGTTTAGAACAAAACGTATATCCTCATGAGGCGTTTCTTCAGTTCTTTATCTCTTCCTGCCCTGTTCTTGAAGATTTGAGTATCGTTAGAAAGGATGATGATAATGTAAAGGTTCTACGAGTTCATTCTCAGACAGTGACCAGTCTTACTCTAGGATTCGAACCTGGTGACGGCCACATGCTGTATCACTATTTTGATAGAGAGATCTTGGGGATTTACATTGATTCACCTAGACTCAAGTATCTGAACTTCAATGATGATGTATCCAAGTGTCAAATTCTAAGCAGTTTCATCAGTCCATCAGTTAAGGTTCATCTTGGTGGTGTTCGTTATATGTCATACTATTCTGGTGGAGTTGTCTTCTCAAATCAACAAGTGGCTCGCAGTTTTTTCAGTTGTATCTCGAGAGTTAAGGATCTGGTCATCTCTGAGACTATTATGAAG TTAATATATTTCTGCATGAAAGTTGAACCGTTGCCTCAGTTTTGCGACCTGTCCTATTTGGAAGCAAAAGTTTGTTTAGTAGACGTGGAGATGCTGCCAGCGCTTCTTGAAAGCTGCCCGAATCTAAACTCTATTGTCTTG GACTTGACTCGTCCTACGATCATTACAGAACAAATAACAGCCTGGGCCGTGCCTCAGTGTTTGTTGTTGTCGCTTGAGTTTGTAGAGATAAAATGTTGTTGCAAGGCAGAGCTTGTTGGAATGAAACTAGCAAAGTACTTTGCAGAAAACTCTGTGTTCCTCAAGAAACTTGTTTTGCGTTGGAGAGGCTATGTGCTAGAAGAAGATTCCGTCTTAAGGGACCTCCTTGCGTTGTCGTGGCGATCTAGCACTTGCCAAATCGAAGTTTATGGACCACTAAAAAGACCTGTAAGAGTCTAG
- the LOC106384628 gene encoding probable 2-carboxy-D-arabinitol-1-phosphatase isoform X1 translates to MISLPHITAISPNRSLLHSFNRPVYTRRHDQRKERTTMSSSSSSPTTAKRVVLVRHGQSTWNEEGRIQGSSDFSVLTTKGESQADISRQMLVEDSFDVCFTSPLKRSKKTAEIIWGSREAEMIFDYDLREIDLYSFQGLLKKEGKEKFGEAFGQWQEDPANFVIDGHYPVRELWSRARSCWNGVLAHESNSVLVVAHNAVNQALVSTAIGLGTEYFRRLLQSNCGVSVLDFIPRADGGSPHVCLNRLNQTPSSPLAGRSSGGRKASKQIILVCHGQSDNEQASTNDQPMNMLGLIQSQKTAELLLDLRVTSIVCSSSTASIETAKVISQVQEAAVSLGVDSVPRYVNTKQMNELDVEDIQPGWLSQLDEETVSALWNRSEKAWESLLEDLSNTGDAMVVVDSPMAHISLIAQCLNLDKKCLGLFHLDAGSISVIDFPDGPSEKGVIRCTNYTAHLGRWSVPITRSV, encoded by the exons atgatatctcTACCACACATTACAGCGATTTCACCCAACCGGTCTCTCCTCCACTCATTTAACCGGCCGGTTTACACTCGCCGCCATGACCAACGCAAAGAGAGGACGACGATgtcttcatcatcatcgtccCCGACGACGGCGAAGCGAGTGGTCCTCGTGAGGCACGGGCAGAGCACGTGGAACGAAGAAGGGAGGATCCAAGGGAGCTCCGACTTCTCCGTCTTGACGACCAAAGGCGAGTCTCAAGCCGACATTTCTCGCCAGATGCTCGTCGAAGACTCCTTCGACGTCTGCTTCACCAG TCCGTTGAAGAGATCAAAGAAAACAGCTGAGATCATTTGGGGAAGTCGAGAAGCTGAGATGATATTCGATTACGATCTTAGAGAAATcgatctttactcttttcaa GGTCTACTTAAGAAAGAAGGTAAAGAAAAGTTTGGTGAAGCCTTTGGGCAATGGCAAGAAGATCCTGCGAACTTCGTAATCGATGGACATTATCCTGTAAGAGAGTTGTGGTCACGTGCTCGAAGCTGCTGGAACGGTGTTCTTGCTCATGAGAGCAACTCTGTTCTTGTTGTTGCTCATAATGCTGTTAACCAGGCTCTTGTGTCTACCGCCATTG GTCTTGGAACAGAGTATTTTAGGAGGCTGTTGCAGAGCAATTGCGGTGTAAGTGTGCTGGATTTTATACCGAGAGCTGACGGTGGATCTCCTCATGTGTGTCTTAATCGACTTAATCAG ACACCTAGTTCCCCTCTAGCTGGTCGAAGTTCTGGTGGGAGGAAAGCTAGTAAGCAGATCATACTTGTATGCCATGGTCAGAGTGATAACGAG CAGGCTAGTACTAATGATCAGCCAATGAACATGCTTGGGTTGATACAG TCGCAGAAAACCGCAGAGCTTCTTCTTGATCTAAGGGTTACTTCAATAGTTTGTAGCTCTTCGACAGCCTCCATTGAGACTGCTAAAGTAATATCCCAG GTACAAGAAGCTGCGGTTTCTTTGGGTGTAGATAGTGTACCTCGCTATGTAAACACGAAACAAATGAATGAGCTTGATGTGGAGGACATCCAACCTGGTTGGCTAAGTCAGTTGGACGAAGAAACAGTTTCAGCGCTGTGGAACAGATCCGAGAAAGCCTGGGAATCACTCTTAGAGGACCTATCAAACACAGGAGATGCCATGGTGGTGGTTGATTCCCCAATGGCTCACATATCACTCATAGCACAATGCCTTAACCTCGATAAAAAATGTCTCGGGTTGTTCCACCTAGACGCAGGCAGCATTAGCGTCATAGATTTTCCGGATGGTCCTAGCGAAAAAGGAGTGATCCGTTGCACGAACTACACTGCTCATCTTGGAAGATGGTCTGTCCCAATCACAAGATCTGTCTGA
- the LOC106384628 gene encoding probable 2-carboxy-D-arabinitol-1-phosphatase isoform X2, with amino-acid sequence MISLPHITAISPNRSLLHSFNRPVYTRRHDQRKERTTMSSSSSSPTTAKRVVLVRHGQSTWNEEGRIQGSSDFSVLTTKGESQADISRQMLVEDSFDVCFTSPLKRSKKTAEIIWGSREAEMIFDYDLREIDLYSFQGLLKKEGKEKFGEAFGQWQEDPANFVIDGHYPVRELWSRARSCWNGVLAHESNSVLVVAHNAVNQALVSTAIGLGTEYFRRLLQSNCGVSVLDFIPRADGGSPHVCLNRLNQTPSSPLAGRSSGGRKASKQIILVCHGQSDNEASTNDQPMNMLGLIQSQKTAELLLDLRVTSIVCSSSTASIETAKVISQVQEAAVSLGVDSVPRYVNTKQMNELDVEDIQPGWLSQLDEETVSALWNRSEKAWESLLEDLSNTGDAMVVVDSPMAHISLIAQCLNLDKKCLGLFHLDAGSISVIDFPDGPSEKGVIRCTNYTAHLGRWSVPITRSV; translated from the exons atgatatctcTACCACACATTACAGCGATTTCACCCAACCGGTCTCTCCTCCACTCATTTAACCGGCCGGTTTACACTCGCCGCCATGACCAACGCAAAGAGAGGACGACGATgtcttcatcatcatcgtccCCGACGACGGCGAAGCGAGTGGTCCTCGTGAGGCACGGGCAGAGCACGTGGAACGAAGAAGGGAGGATCCAAGGGAGCTCCGACTTCTCCGTCTTGACGACCAAAGGCGAGTCTCAAGCCGACATTTCTCGCCAGATGCTCGTCGAAGACTCCTTCGACGTCTGCTTCACCAG TCCGTTGAAGAGATCAAAGAAAACAGCTGAGATCATTTGGGGAAGTCGAGAAGCTGAGATGATATTCGATTACGATCTTAGAGAAATcgatctttactcttttcaa GGTCTACTTAAGAAAGAAGGTAAAGAAAAGTTTGGTGAAGCCTTTGGGCAATGGCAAGAAGATCCTGCGAACTTCGTAATCGATGGACATTATCCTGTAAGAGAGTTGTGGTCACGTGCTCGAAGCTGCTGGAACGGTGTTCTTGCTCATGAGAGCAACTCTGTTCTTGTTGTTGCTCATAATGCTGTTAACCAGGCTCTTGTGTCTACCGCCATTG GTCTTGGAACAGAGTATTTTAGGAGGCTGTTGCAGAGCAATTGCGGTGTAAGTGTGCTGGATTTTATACCGAGAGCTGACGGTGGATCTCCTCATGTGTGTCTTAATCGACTTAATCAG ACACCTAGTTCCCCTCTAGCTGGTCGAAGTTCTGGTGGGAGGAAAGCTAGTAAGCAGATCATACTTGTATGCCATGGTCAGAGTGATAACGAG GCTAGTACTAATGATCAGCCAATGAACATGCTTGGGTTGATACAG TCGCAGAAAACCGCAGAGCTTCTTCTTGATCTAAGGGTTACTTCAATAGTTTGTAGCTCTTCGACAGCCTCCATTGAGACTGCTAAAGTAATATCCCAG GTACAAGAAGCTGCGGTTTCTTTGGGTGTAGATAGTGTACCTCGCTATGTAAACACGAAACAAATGAATGAGCTTGATGTGGAGGACATCCAACCTGGTTGGCTAAGTCAGTTGGACGAAGAAACAGTTTCAGCGCTGTGGAACAGATCCGAGAAAGCCTGGGAATCACTCTTAGAGGACCTATCAAACACAGGAGATGCCATGGTGGTGGTTGATTCCCCAATGGCTCACATATCACTCATAGCACAATGCCTTAACCTCGATAAAAAATGTCTCGGGTTGTTCCACCTAGACGCAGGCAGCATTAGCGTCATAGATTTTCCGGATGGTCCTAGCGAAAAAGGAGTGATCCGTTGCACGAACTACACTGCTCATCTTGGAAGATGGTCTGTCCCAATCACAAGATCTGTCTGA
- the LOC106384611 gene encoding arogenate dehydratase 5, chloroplastic-like: MQAVSPTFSCDLKPMIQTNLTAKIARYSHVNRNRASVRCSYKSESFSFPNGVGSSRADWQSSCAILASKVASAENSSSITGSLADQVAAVNGHSNDSVNLSLVPSNTQNGKPGLIQPLTNTDLSPAPSHGSTLRVAYQGVPGAYSEAAAGKAYPKSEAIPCDQFDVAFQAVELWIADRAVLPVENSLGGSIHRNYDLLLRHRLHIVGEVQIPVHHCLLALPGVRPDCVRRVISHPQALAQTEGSLNKLTPKAAIEAFHDTAAAAEYIAANNLRDTAAVASARAAELYGLQILADGIQDDAGNVTRFLMLARDPIIPRTDRPFKTSIVFAAQEREGTSVLFKVLSAFAFRNISLTKIESRPHQNCPVRVVGDGGVGTAKQFEYTFYVDFEASMAEARAQNALSEVQEYTSFLRVLGSYPMDMAPWSTSPSEDA; this comes from the coding sequence ATGCAAGCTGTTTCACCTACCTTCTCCTGTGATCTCAAACCCATGATTCAAACGAATCTAACGGCTAAAATTGCGCGTTACTCTCACGTAAACAGAAACCGCGCGTCTGTTCGTTGCAGCTACAAGTCTGAGTCGTTTAGCTTCCCTAATGGTGTCGGCTCGAGCCGAGCTGATTGGCAGAGCTCATGCGCCATCTTAGCAAGCAAAGTGGCTTCCGCTGAGAACTCCAGCTCCATCACCGGTTCCTTAGCCGATCAAGTAGCTGCCGTTAACGGCCACAGCAACGACTCCGTTAATCTCAGCCTCGTTCCGTCCAACACTCAGAACGGCAAGCCTGGATTGATTCAGCCGTTAACGAATACAGATCTCTCTCCGGCGCCGTCTCACGGATCCACCCTCCGCGTGGCGTATCAAGGAGTTCCCGGCGCGTATTCCGAAGCCGCCGCCGGAAAAGCTTACCCGAAGTCTGAAGCCATTCCGTGTGATCAATTCGACGTCGCGTTTCAGGCGGTGGAGCTCTGGATCGCCGATCGCGCCGTCCTCCCCGTTGAGAACTCTCTCGGCGGTTCGATCCACAGAAACTACGACCTCCTCCTCCGTCACCGTCTCCACATCGTCGGAGAGGTTCAGATCCCTGTCCACCACTGCCTCCTCGCTCTCCCCGGAGTTCGTCCGGATTGCGTCAGGCGCGTGATCTCGCACCCCCAGGCCTTGGCTCAGACCGAAGGATCGCTCAACAAACTCACTCCCAAAGCCGCGATCGAGGCGTTTCACGACACAGCCGCGGCGGCGGAGTACATCGCGGCGAACAACCTCCGCGACACGGCGGCTGTGGCGAGCGCGAGAGCGGCGGAGCTCTACGGGCTCCAGATCCTCGCCGACGGGATCCAGGACGACGCGGGGAACGTCACGCGCTTCCTGATGCTGGCGCGTGATCCAATCATCCCCCGCACGGATCGTCCTTTCAAAACGAGCATCGTCTTCGCCGCTCAGGAGCGCGAAGGAACCAGCGTCCTCTTCAAAGTGCTCTCCGCGTTCGCGTTTCGGAACATCAGCCTGACGAAGATCGAGTCGCGGCCGCACCAGAACTGCCCCGTGAGAGTCGTCGGGGACGGAGGCGTCGGAACAGCGAAGCAGTTCGAGTACACGTTCTACGTTGATTTCGAAGCGTCGATGGCGGAGGCGCGTGCGCAAAACGCGCTATCGGAGGTGCAGGAGTACACGTCATTCCTCAGGGTGCTGGGAAGTTACCCAATGGATATGGCGCCATGGTCCACGTCGCCTAGCGAAGACGCCTGA
- the LOC106416447 gene encoding histone deacetylase HDT2-like, whose product MEFWGARVEAGTPLKVKPDEDYLIHLSRACIINGKEGETALLDVTVDGKKFVIGYLSQEKIPQINLDLIFEKEFELSHSLERGSVDFTGYQTPDGDEDDDSSSSEDYYTSSDSEEEGEVMVHSTITANGSAGASASSVARPAEGASVFTLRMDVDEDDSADD is encoded by the exons ATGGAATTCTGGG GAGCTAGAGTTGAGGCAGGGACGCCACTTAAAGTGAAACCTGATGAAGACTATCTCATCCACCTTTCACGG GCATGTATTATTAATGGGAAGGAGGGTGAAACTGCTCTCTTGGACGTGACTGTTGATGGGAAGAAGTTTGTGATTGGATATCTTTCTCAGGAGAAGATTCCTCAGATCAACTTGGATCTGATTTTTGAGAAGGAGTTTGAACTCTCCCACTCATTGGAGAGGGGGAGTGTCGACTTCACTGGCTACCAAACACCCGACGGCGACGAAGATGATGATTCCTCTTCTTCTGAGGATTACTACACTTCTTCTGACTCAGAAGAAGAGGGGGAAGTGATGGTCCATTCAACTATCACTGCCAATGGAAGTGCTGGAGCTTCTGCTTCGAGTGTTGCCAGGCCTGCTGAAGGAGCGAGTGTTTTCACCTTGCGGATGGATGTGGACGAGGATGATTCAGCTGATGACTGA